Below is a window of Edaphobacter dinghuensis DNA.
GAGGGCAGGTATCTGATCGACAAGAGCCCCGCCGATATCATCACGACAGGATCGTTGACCGGCGGAACCGGAACGGTGGCTGGAACGCCGGGCGCCGCGGCCAGCTTCAGCGGAACGAACTTTCCCATCAGCGTGTTCTTCGAGACTGCGCAGGTCATCACCTCGCAGGCAAACAACGTTGCTCCGGGAACGGTGTCCGTGGCGCTGGCAACGACCGGCGTGCCTTCGGGCTTTGCGACCAACACGGCGGCAGCTCCGGCCCAGAGCGGCGTCGCCTGCGTGACCGACCAGCCGAACAGCAGCAATCCGCATAACTACGAGATGGTGAACTACACCGTCGTCGATGGAACCCATCTGCAGATGACGTTGCTGAAGGTGCACCGCGCAGGGGCAACGATTGCGATCGGCGGCCTGTGCGGCTATGGCCTCGAGCAAACAGTGGATACGGTCAACGGCATCCGCCAGGTCTTTCCGGTCATCGGCTCCTACTCACCGACAGCGCTCTACTACGCCGGTGGCCTGACCGCAATTGTAGGCGTCAGCGGACAGACCAGCGGCTTCCTCAGCGTGAATGCGACGATTGCCTCGATTGCGCGCAACAACAATGTGGTCACGGTGACGACGGCGGGAAATCTTCCGGTCGACGTCAGCGGCCTGACGCTGACCATCTCGGGCGTGGCCGATGCAAGCTACAACGGAAGCTACGTCGTAACAACGACTGCCGCCAATACGTTGACCTACGCGAACACCGGCGCTAACAGCACAAGCACCGGAGGCACCGTCGCCACGTTGACGGGCGGCTACGCGCTTTACCCGATGGCCGAGGTTCTGAGCACGTTCGACACGGCGACCAAAACCATCGATGGCGAGCTGACGCTGGCTCCGAACACCGTGCCATGGGCGGCAAACGATCCCGTCGAAGAGCCGCACTACTATCAGCAAAAGGTCTCGGGCGACATGATGTACATCGGCCAGACGACGCCACGGCCATCGCTCACGCAGACGGCGGGAATTACATTTTCCGGCAGCGCGGGGCCTGGGCTCTCGGGCTGGTATATCGACAACGCTGTTCCCGGCTCAAACTACCTGGGCAACGGCGGAACGCACACCGCGCCTTATGCGGCCTATATGTCCTCGGGCGTGTGGCAGACGGCGATGGATGCACAGGCGGGCGAGCGCAGCGTCTTTGCGATCCACTGCAACTCGCACGGCTGCGGAAAGTGGAACTCAGCTTATGACCTGTTCGAGCTGGACAGCCAGACAAGTGTGGACACGATCAACTTTCAGCCGACCACCAGCACGCTGACCTTGAAACTGCGCGGAACCGCCTACGGATTTACGCCGCAGGCATTTACGGCAGGGACCATCAACGCAACCACGATCAACGCAACCACGTTGAACGGAGCGATCAGCGCAACGCAGTTGCCGGTCTTCGGCGGCTCCGGCAGCAGCCACGCACCCGGCGCAGTGCCCGATCCCGGCGCAACCGCAGGCACGACGCGCTATCTGCGCGAAGACGGAACCTGGGCCACGGTGAGCGGAACCAGCATCGGCTCGGCGGGGCAGCTCTCGACCAATCTGCTGGCGCGTTATGCGCTGACCGATGGCAGCGGCGCGCCACAGGACACAAGCGGCAACAGCAACAACGCCACGTTGCCCGGCGGCACGGCGAACCCGACATGGACCGCGCAAGGCATCGCCTGCAACGGGACGAGCCAATACTTCGGCGCAACCGGCACAAAGTCTGCACGAACCTTTGTCTGGTCATCGACGCTGACTCCGCAGTTGAACGCGGCCAGCCCGGCTGGAGCGCAGTTTGTCACACCGTTCGGTGTACCGAACCTGAGTGTCGTCTTCGGCGGCAGCAATTACTATGGCAGCCATCCGGCTGTTGGCAGCGCAGGAACCTACGCTGACCAATCGAACGACACCCTACAGGGCACACACACCTTTGCCCTGACGCTGGGGACCAACAGCACCACCGATCCCAACGTGTTCTACATTGACGGAGCACCAACAACGTATATCTCCAACCGCTCGGCGTCCGCGGGTCTTGCTACGGCGGACTTCCAAGTGTGCGGAATGAACAGCGGCTATCCAACTTACTTTGGAGGAAACTTCTATTACTTCGAAGCGTTCTCCGACGAGAAGACACCGGCGCAGATACAGCAGGAGACCGCTGCGGTAACGCAGATCGTCAAGAGCCGCGGCGTCGCTTACAACACTGTTCCCAGCCCTACGATCAAGGACCTCTACATCTCCGTTGGCGATTCGTTGACCAACGGCGAAGGTGTGACTCCTTCGAGCCAGTTCATTACGCCGACGGACACGTTCGATGTAGTGAACTATGGGCTGGGCAACTCCGACACCGATGACCTGTTCGAGCTGTTCGATGCGCGGGAGGCTCCGCTCTATCGGCACAACGCGGGCAGGAACGTCATTCGGCTGTGGGCAGGAACGAACGACCTGAGCACGCATGGACGAACCGCACAACAGGCACTCGACGGCATTCGCTCATATTGCAGAAAGGCGAAGGCGGTCGGTTTCCAGACGATCGTGTCGGACATGATCAGCCGCGTCAATCATGACCCCGACATGCTTAACCTCGATGCGCTGATGACGACACAGGATACGGGATGCGATCTTGTGCTCGACCTAGCCTCGGACACGCGGCTGGGAGCAGTAGGAGCATACGGAAACTCCACCTACTATCAGGCGGATCAGACCCACCTGACGCAGACGGCGCAACAGAACATCGTCGCTCCGGCGGAGACGCGGGCCATCAACCTGCTCACCGCACTCAAGGCGCAGACGACCAGCCCTACGGTGACGGCTGCGACCTACACCTCGGTCGACTCCGATCTGTATCTACCGGTCAATCCGGCGACGCAGAACGTCGCGGTCACGCTGCCGGACTGCAGCTACTTCACCGGCATCAACCGCTCGATCAAGAACGTTCAAATGAGCGGAGCGAACACGGTGACGGTGGCTCCGGCAGCGGGTGAGCTGATCGATGGGTCGTCGATGCCGATTACGATCGCCAACGGAGCCACGCTGGTGCTGCGCTCGGTGGTGTTGAACCGCACCACGGCAGGATGCAGTTGGTTGAAGGTGAGCAACAACTAGAAGCACGTTGGATCGACACGAAGCGCGGCTTCGTCTCTGGGTTGAGGGCGAAGCCGCATTTTTTATTCAAGGGTGAAGCGATGTGGGGAAAGGCAGATGAGCGAAGAATCGTGGAGTGTAGAGGACCTGTTGGAATACGGCAGAGCAATGAATGATCAGAGTACAGCGATCTTTGATGTTGCAAAGGAGCTGTTAAAGGTGCGCGACCGCGAAGGCATCGAGCAGCCGCTGATCGCAAACAAAGTGCAGAGGCAGTTTGAAGAGAGACGCGGGCAGCGCAACATCGTGTTGAAGGCGCGGCAGATGGGCATCAGCACGTGGATCGCTGCGCGGTTTTTTCTGAAGACGATTACAGCTCGCGGTGTGATGACGGTGCAGGTGGCGCATACAAAGGAGGCGGCTGAGAGCATCTTTCGCATGGCCCAGCGTTTCTGGGAGTGTCTGCCCGAGAAGCTGCGCGAAGGGCCGCTGCGGCGCAACCGGGCAAACTCCGGACAGATGCGTTTCACCGAACTCGACAGCGAGTTTCGCGTGATCAGCGCTGGCGACACCGGCGCGGGCCGCGGACTGACCATGCAGAACCTGCATTGCAGCGAGCTGAGTCGGTGGCCCGGCAACGCGGGAGAGACACTGGCGGGGATGCGGGCGGCGCTCGCTCCAGGCGGCGAGCTGGTGATGGAGTCGACGCCAAATGGCGCCTACGGCTGCTTCTACGAGGAGTGGGGGCAGGCCATCCCCGATGACGATGGCGGCAACGGTGTAGTCCGCCACTTCTTTCCCTGGTGGATGGAAGATGCATATGTATCTTCTCCGGTTACAGATTTTACTGACGAAGAAGTTGCGATGGTAACGATGCATGGGCTGACACCGGGGCAGATCGGCTTTCGCCGCAGCCTCGAGACAAGCTATCGCGGACTGCGCGTGCAGGAGTTTGCCGAAGACGCCGAGACCTGCTTCAAGGCCACGGGCGACTGCTGCTTTGAAGTTGAAGCAGTAGAGAGGAGACTGGCCGAGTTAGGCGATCCCGTCGATGTGCAGCGCAATGGCGCTTTACAGCAATGGCTGGTGCCGCTGCCGGGCAAGAAGTATCTGGTGGCTGTGGATACGGCAGGCGGCGGAGCAGACGGCGACTTTGCTGTGGCTCAGGTGATCGATCTGGAGACGGGGATGCAGTGCGCGGAGCTGCAACAGCGGCTGCGGCCTGTGGATCTGGCAAAGCAGGCCGCGGAGCTGGCGCGGAAGTACAACAACGCGGTGATCGTGGTCGAACGCAACAACCACGGCTCGGCGTTGCTGGCCTATCTGGACACGGTGGAGCACTATGCGAACATCTACTCGCAGGCAGGTCAGCCGGGCTGGTTGACCACGTCGGTCAGTAAGCCGGAGATCATCAGCCACATGGGTGCGCTGTTGGTGGAGTCGCCGAAGCTGTTTGCCAGTCGGCGTCTGCTGGGCGAGTGCAGGACGTTCGTGGCGATGGAGGGCGGCAGGACTGGCGCGGTCAGCGGAGCGCATGACGATTGCGTGATGGCCATGGCGATTGCACAGGCGGTACGAGCGGAGATGATGGTGAAGAAGAGATAAAGATGATGTCCTGCCGGACGGGCCTCCTGCGCGGAGGGCGGTCACTTCGTGACGTGTGTACCTTGTTGTGGTGATATTGATGGCTGGGGGCCTTCCGCTGGTCGGCAACAATATTTGATCCCGACCAACGGGAGGGCCACCCGAAGGCGTATACAGGTCACGAAGTGACCGCCCTCCGCGCAGGAGGCCCGTCCGGCAGGACACGCGCTGTATTCTGTTCGAGAGGTATTACGGCTTGGCAGTTCTGGCGGTGCAGGCGATTCGAAGGATGCGGGGCGGGGCGCAGAGCCAGTTGATGCTGGGGGCCGACGGCAAGCTGTGGGTGGTGAAGTTTCAGAACAATCCGCAGCACCTGCGCGTGTTGGCGAATGAGCTGATCGCGACTCGCCTGGCCGCTGCAATTGGATTGACCGTGCCGCCGAGCGATGTAGTTGAAGTATCGGAATGGCTCGTTCAGAACGCGCTCGATATGCAGATGGAGCTGAGGCGCGGACGCGAGCGTTTTGTAGCAGGGTTGCAATTCGGTTCGCAGTTTGTCGGTGGTCTGATGCCGGGGCAGGTGGTGGACTATCTGCCCGAGCAGCAGTTGGACGAGGTGAAAAATATCGCGGAGTTTGCCGGCATGTTGTGCATCGATAAGTGGACCGGCAACTGCAACGGGCGGCAGGCAGTGTTTGAACGCAAGCCGCGCGAGCGCAGATATCGCGCCACATTTATTGATCAGGGCTTCTGCTTCAACGCGGGCGAATGGACATTTCCTGACCTGCCGCTACGCGGCGTCTATCAGCGCAACAACGTATATGCGCGGGTGACGGGATGGAAGAGTTTTGAGCCGTGGCTGAGCCGCATCGAGAACATGGACGCAGGCGTGCTGTGGGAGATCGCAGAGGCGGTTCCGCCGGAGTGGTATGGCGGCGATACTGCGGTGATCGAACGCCTGATGGAGCAGATGCTCACGCGGCGGTCGCGGGTGCGTGAGTTGATCGCGTTGTTTCGTGATTCAGATCGAGACCCGTTCCCAATGTGGGATACGGGAAAGAGAATTGTGGTGCCGACACAGTTTGCTGCGGCGGGTGTAGCGAGTAAGTTTGTGATGTAGGGGAGGCTGTTTTGAAGGAACGTTTGCCGTGCGAGTTCTTCCTGGTTCGGTATGTGCCGGATGTGGTGAAGGGCGAGTTTACCAACATCGGTGTTCTGCTGCGCGAGGCGGGCAACGCTGCCGACGGCGCAAAGACCGAGAACGCGGTGGTGCGTTTTACGCGGGACTGGAGCCGGGTTCGGTGCATGGATGCGGACGCCGACATTGGTTTACTGGAGTCGCTCGAAGGCGAGATTGCTGAGCGGCTGCGGATGAGCGCGACCGATCCGAAGCCGGTGCTGGCACTGTTGCAGGACACGCTGTCTAACTCCGTGCAGATCTCGGAGGCGCGGGCCTCGCTGGCCGAGAGTATTCCGGCGGAGTTGGAGCAGTTGATGCGCATGTATGTCGAGCCGCTGAAGGTGAAGCTGGCGCGACAGAGAAGTGGGCGTGCCGTCATCGCAGGCGCGATGCGCAGCGAGTTTGAGCAGGCGGGCGTGTGGGGCATGATGCGCAAGCGGATTGCGGCTTCGCTGTACACGCGAGCGGGCGATCCGATGAAGATCGACTGCGGTTACAGGGCAGATGGAGCGGATGGAATGATCCGAATGTTCCAGGCCGTGTCGCTTGAGGGTGATGTGGAGGCAGCGAAGGGTTTGGCTTATTCTGCTCCGCGACTGCGCGAGGGCGTGCTGCGCGTGGAGAGTGCGCGGCTGGAGTTGACGGCGGTGGTGGAGTCGCCGCGGGCTGTCTCTGATGCAGAAGATGAGGCGATGGAGCGGTATCGGTTTGGCGTCGATGCGATGGAACAGCAGGAGATTCAAGTGGTGACGATCGCAGACCTCGCGCGTGTGGCGGAGATGGCTCGGGCGGAGTTGAGAGTTTAGAAGTTAGTTGATTTTGTAGACAAGCGCAGATTTTGATTTTGAGGCATGGCCCGTGGGCTGTGCCTTTTTCTTTTTAACGCAGACGAAAAGAGAGAGGTGAGGCATGGGAGTTCGTTCGATGGTGAAGGATGTGTGGGAGAAGGTGACGGGCGTTGAAGCAGCAGCGGATGCGGCGGTGGGAGAGCGCAAGACGACGATGCTGCCTTCGATATTGAGCCCGTACAACGTGGTTGGCCGCAACGCGCAGAACGCGCTGCCCAAGCCGACTCCGGCGAACCTGCGCAAGTTTGCGGAGACGCCGGTGGTGCGGCGGGCCATCAACGTGGTGAAGGACAAGATCGCCAGCATGGACTGGCAGGTGCGCGTGCGTCGCGGCTACGACGCTACCGAAGTTGCCGATGCGACGGCGCGGATGAATGCGCTGCGGCTGTGTCTCGAAGAGCCGAATGCTGCGGACAGCTTTCGTGTGTTGTGGGAGCAGGTGCTCGAAGACCTGATCGTCGGCGGCTTTGGCGCGGTGGAGATGGAGGCGACCGGCGATGCGGCGCGGCCGTTTCATCTTTGGGCGGTCGATGGCGCGACGATTCAGATCGACAGCAGGTGGGATGGCGATCCGGCGAAGCCGCGCTATGCGCAGGCTACTGGCCAGTCTATGGGACAGATGGGGCGCGAGAGTTTGATTCCGCTGCTCGACGATGAGCTGATGTATCTGCGGCTCAATCCACGCACGCATACGCCGTTTGGGCTGGGGCGGCTGGAGGTTGCGTTCGAGACGGTGAACCAGTTTTTGAGCGCGAACCGTTATGCGGGGCGACTGGCTTCGAACTCCGTGGTGCAGTATGCGCTGTGGCTGAACGAGGCGACGCCCGAGCAGCATGACCGCCTGATTCGCTGGTGGCAGGATGAGATTGAAGGCACGGGTCGCGTGCCGTTGTTGAGCTGCGAGCAGAAGCCCGAGGTGCTGCGCTTCGCCGGCGGCACCGATGCCGATCTGCGGCTGGCGTGGCAGGAGATGCTGATTCGCCTGATTGCGAATGCGTTTGAGCTGCCGCCGATGCTGCTTGGATTGCAGAGCGATGTGAACCGCTCGACCGCGGGCGAGATGGCCGACGAGGCGTTTCAGAGCGCGATTGTGCCTGTGGCTAAGTTGTTGGCCGAGCACATCACGCGCGATCTGTTTGCGAAGAAGCTGGGATGGCGCGAGTTCGAGTTCTGCTTCAACGATCTGGAGAGCAGGGACGAGACGGAAGAGGTGCAGATACAGACGACGCTGCTGAAGGCGGGCGTGCTGACGATCGACGAAGTGCGGCAGATGCGCGGGCTGGCTCCGCTGACAGCGACTGTGACGCAGGAGGAGGCGCAGTGAAGATCACGATCGACAACCTGGATGGCGCGGGCGCGGTGGACTACAGCAATGCTGTAGCCGCCGACGGCGCGCTGAAGATTGAGCGCACGTTGAATGCTCCTTCGGTGTGCGGCGGGATGTTGGATATCAGCGCAAGCACGCTGGCTGTGCCTGCGCGGCGCGGGCGTGTGGTGGTGACGTCGGATGCGGGAACGGTTTTGTTTACGGGTTATGTTGCGACCGAGCCGGAGCGCGTCTACGCAGGCGTGGCCACGACCGGCGCGGTGTATCGCTATGCGTTCAGCGCGGTGAGCGATGAGTGGCTGCTGGACAAACAGTCGGCGGTGCTGAGCGGAGCCGGGTATGCGCAGCCTGGCGGTACGTTGCTGACGACGCTGACGAATCGCGTAGATGGAGCGTTGTTCACAACGACAGGCGTTCAGAGCGGCCGCAACGTTGGCGTGTTTGAGCCGGCGCAGGCGGCGACGTGGTCTGAGAATGCGGGCTCGCTTGCCAGCGCTACCTATGCGGCGTATCGCGTGGTGAATGGTGCGGTCTCGATGCAACCCGCGGGTGCGGTGACACACGCGTTGAGCGATGGCGACGGCACGTTGCAGATCGCCGCGTTGAAGACAACCTCGGTGAAAGAGCTGGCCAACGACGTGACGCTGAGCGGCGAGATGGAGCCTGCGGCTTATATCAGCGAGACGTTTGCGGGGGACGGAACGACGACGGTGTTTCAACTTTCGCAGACGCCGTTTCGACCGAAGAAGACAGCCAACTCTTCGAACCTGTTGACGGACAGCTTCAACGAAGGCGCGTTCAATACGCGAGTGTGGCAGGTGACCGATCCGGGGGCGCACCTTGGCTTCGGCGCGGCGGGGCTGTCGCTGATGGGCGGCAACGGCTTCGATGGGCAGACGACGTTGACCGCGATTGACGCTGTGGAGCTGGGCGGGACGCTGGTGATCGAGGCGGGCAGTCTGCAACTGACGGCTGGCAGCACCGGCATCGTGTGCGGGTTGTACTCGGGCACTGTCGAAAGCGCGAACTGCTTTGCGGGATACAACGTGCGTCAGAGCGGTGGCGCGACGCTGACGGTTCCGTTTGTGAATGGAGCGGAGGTTGGAACGCCGCTGACTCTGTTGAGCGGCCACACGTATACGCTTCGCATACGGCTACATTGTGTCGAGGCGCAGCGCGTGATGCAGAGCTTCTACGCGATGGTCGATGGCGTGGTGCAGAGCTTCGGCGGTGGCTCAGTGGCAGCACCGATGAGTATTGTGTTTGAGGCGCAGGATCTGGGTGCGGCCTCGAATACACCGGCGACGATACTGTATGACGGCGCGGTGGCGAGCTCGGCGGGGAGCTGCAGCTTTGTCGCGGTGAATAGCGTGCAGTTGTTTGGGTCGATGGGTTACTGCCGGTTGACGCAGACGGGCTCGGCCTGGGTGGTGAGCACGCTGGCTAATGGAACGAAGTTTACCCGGCTGATCGGCAAGGCGGGTGAGGGCGTTGACTGTACGGTATCTGCTACCGGAAAGGTTACATTTTTGGCGGGGCGTGTTCCTGTGACTGGAGAACTTGTAACTGTTCTGTATCGCGGCGAGCAGCGGGCGGTGGCTCGGCTGGAGAACGCGGCGAGTGTGGCCGCCGAGGCAGCGGGCAACATGCCGGGGACGGCGCAGTGGCTGGGCAAGGCGGTCTCGCCTGCGGCGCGCAGCTCTGCAGATTGCGAAAATGCGGCGCTGGCTGTGCTCAGTTTTTCGACCAGCAGGGCTGCGGCGGTGTCGGGGACTTACATCGCGGTGAATCCTGCAGACGTTTGGCCGGGAGATGTGCTGGCGATCACGAGTGGGGGCACGACCATGAGCGTGATTGCGCGGCGCGTGGAGATCGTCGATGGCGCAGCGTGGCCTGAAGTGATGACCTATCGCATCGCGTTTGCGAATGACTGGGCCGAGGGGCTGGGAGTGAAGCTGTCGGAGGCGATTGCTGCCGATGCCTTTTTGCCGCAGACGGCGCTTACCGCTGCTGGCAACGTACTTCAGAATCTGCAGCAGTTGCAGGTGGTGAGTGCGACGGGAACGGCGCTTCAGATTGACGCTGGCGTGGCTGCGCCTGCGGGTGGTGGCTTCGAGGTGCGGCGGCGCGACTGGGATTTTGGTCCGAGTGTGGACCAGGATTTGGTGCTGCGCAGTCCGGTGCGGAATTTTTCGATTCCGCGTGAGGCGCAAATCGAGCGGTACTACGTGCGGATGTACGACGGCTCGACGCCGCCAGTGTATTCGCGTTTTTCGAGTGCGGTGTTTACGGATCTGCCGGTCGGATCATAAAGGGGGTGGGTGATGACGGAGTTTGAAGCACAGGTTTTGGCTGACCTTAGCGTTTTGAAGAGTCAGATGCAGCAGGTCATGGGGATCGGTCAGCCGGGGAGGCTGACGCAACTGGAGGAGCGTGTGGAGCGGCACGAGCGCAGCGTGCAGCGGATGCGGGGGTTGTTTACGGCTGCGGGTGGGCTGGTGACGGTCGCGCAGGTTGTGGTGGATTATTTTCGCCGCTGAGGGAGATGTGCTGCGGCCGGGAGAACGCGCTTTTGCGGGGTAAAGCGTGGCAAAACGTATAATCGAGGTCTATGAGTGCCGAGCCATTGGTTGGAGTTGTGATGGGAAGCCGCAATGATTATGCGGTGATGAAGAGTGCTGTCGAGATGCTGAAGGAGTTTGGCGTGCCGCACGAGGTGCGCGTGGTTTCGGCGCACCGCACGCCCGATCTGCTGTTTGAGTACGCCGATGCGGCGGTGGGACGCGGCTTGCGCGCCATCATCGCGGGCGCGGGCGGCGCGGCGCATCTGCCGGGAATGCTGGCGGCGAAGACCGTGGTTCCGGTGCTGGGCGTGCC
It encodes the following:
- a CDS encoding DUF3037 domain-containing protein, which codes for MKERLPCEFFLVRYVPDVVKGEFTNIGVLLREAGNAADGAKTENAVVRFTRDWSRVRCMDADADIGLLESLEGEIAERLRMSATDPKPVLALLQDTLSNSVQISEARASLAESIPAELEQLMRMYVEPLKVKLARQRSGRAVIAGAMRSEFEQAGVWGMMRKRIAASLYTRAGDPMKIDCGYRADGADGMIRMFQAVSLEGDVEAAKGLAYSAPRLREGVLRVESARLELTAVVESPRAVSDAEDEAMERYRFGVDAMEQQEIQVVTIADLARVAEMARAELRV
- a CDS encoding HipA family kinase, producing MAVLAVQAIRRMRGGAQSQLMLGADGKLWVVKFQNNPQHLRVLANELIATRLAAAIGLTVPPSDVVEVSEWLVQNALDMQMELRRGRERFVAGLQFGSQFVGGLMPGQVVDYLPEQQLDEVKNIAEFAGMLCIDKWTGNCNGRQAVFERKPRERRYRATFIDQGFCFNAGEWTFPDLPLRGVYQRNNVYARVTGWKSFEPWLSRIENMDAGVLWEIAEAVPPEWYGGDTAVIERLMEQMLTRRSRVRELIALFRDSDRDPFPMWDTGKRIVVPTQFAAAGVASKFVM
- the purE gene encoding 5-(carboxyamino)imidazole ribonucleotide mutase, whose translation is MSAEPLVGVVMGSRNDYAVMKSAVEMLKEFGVPHEVRVVSAHRTPDLLFEYADAAVGRGLRAIIAGAGGAAHLPGMLAAKTVVPVLGVPIAATALQGQDSLLSIVQMPKGIPVATLAIGAAGAANAGLLAVAMLATTDPALRVKLVEWRASRRDEVLAQVVGEDEAGA
- a CDS encoding phage portal protein, which translates into the protein MGVRSMVKDVWEKVTGVEAAADAAVGERKTTMLPSILSPYNVVGRNAQNALPKPTPANLRKFAETPVVRRAINVVKDKIASMDWQVRVRRGYDATEVADATARMNALRLCLEEPNAADSFRVLWEQVLEDLIVGGFGAVEMEATGDAARPFHLWAVDGATIQIDSRWDGDPAKPRYAQATGQSMGQMGRESLIPLLDDELMYLRLNPRTHTPFGLGRLEVAFETVNQFLSANRYAGRLASNSVVQYALWLNEATPEQHDRLIRWWQDEIEGTGRVPLLSCEQKPEVLRFAGGTDADLRLAWQEMLIRLIANAFELPPMLLGLQSDVNRSTAGEMADEAFQSAIVPVAKLLAEHITRDLFAKKLGWREFEFCFNDLESRDETEEVQIQTTLLKAGVLTIDEVRQMRGLAPLTATVTQEEAQ
- a CDS encoding phage terminase large subunit family protein, whose amino-acid sequence is MSEESWSVEDLLEYGRAMNDQSTAIFDVAKELLKVRDREGIEQPLIANKVQRQFEERRGQRNIVLKARQMGISTWIAARFFLKTITARGVMTVQVAHTKEAAESIFRMAQRFWECLPEKLREGPLRRNRANSGQMRFTELDSEFRVISAGDTGAGRGLTMQNLHCSELSRWPGNAGETLAGMRAALAPGGELVMESTPNGAYGCFYEEWGQAIPDDDGGNGVVRHFFPWWMEDAYVSSPVTDFTDEEVAMVTMHGLTPGQIGFRRSLETSYRGLRVQEFAEDAETCFKATGDCCFEVEAVERRLAELGDPVDVQRNGALQQWLVPLPGKKYLVAVDTAGGGADGDFAVAQVIDLETGMQCAELQQRLRPVDLAKQAAELARKYNNAVIVVERNNHGSALLAYLDTVEHYANIYSQAGQPGWLTTSVSKPEIISHMGALLVESPKLFASRRLLGECRTFVAMEGGRTGAVSGAHDDCVMAMAIAQAVRAEMMVKKR